The Arachis hypogaea cultivar Tifrunner chromosome 14, arahy.Tifrunner.gnm2.J5K5, whole genome shotgun sequence DNA window tataaactaaaataagattgaaaaactataaaaatgaaatcagaattataaatatacatcaaGGACTAGTAATAAATAATCATACAAGAGAAATAGTAAAAATGGTCAatactttaaattataaatttgcaaattatttttatcaaaatcctttaaataaagcaccaccaattgaatctatacaaattataaacttattcgaagtaaaatatgaagagttaatagaaatttcgaaaaagaaattaaaagaaaagtcgactctaaaaaattggtatcagagccaagttaacgattaagggtaatactttctctttaagcaacacttttagtgatacgcttttaaatcaataaCAACCACAAAATGAAAAACGTCCTTACGAAAAGATAAAAATGGCATCTTTACCGTAGCATCCCCTTCAAATAAAACTTTTATCGAGAaggatgaaatatatatatatatagattttcAAAAGAGAAAAGTTACGTGTACAACAATTTTATGTTATATTAGTCAGCAGGTATTTTTAGTCTAGCAgcctaataatatattttgaagAGTGTTAAGgggcagcaacttttgtgttttgtaaccatcaattggccatcaatagtatttttaatggtatgagattacaTTTAATGGTGaaagatcactcacttttctttcgatggttaagtgctggccacaaAATACAATACTTTTTAATTCCTTCCTTGCTGGCTGTAAAATTATGCACATGTTGCCTGTTGGTGTGGCAATAAACATACTCTCTACTCTCTAAACCTCTACTGTCCTAGAAATCAAAGCAAAGCTATTTTTAGAATAAGTTTGCGCAGGTCTTAATTTTCAATGGCTTATCTACTCTTACATTGTGAATTTATAATTGCAGTTATACACTGATTTCAATTAAAAGTACTACAACATTATTGAATTTTGTACTTTACAGTATAGGTAGAAACTTTAGTAACCATAAGGCTTCAGGGAGAGCATTGCAAAATAAATAGATATGAAGACAATTCTCCGAAACATGTCTTGAAATATTAGAATTCGAATAACATTGTTCCACTTATAACAATAAAGCATGACCACTAAGATTGTGCCATTTGATTAGTCACAAACTACAATATTTGCAAGCTCCTCTTCTAAAATGGTGTTGAATTTATGGATTTGAGTCCTCCCAAGTGCTACACCAACTTCAATTATTCCATCTTCTTTGTCCCTACAATCAGAGAGGGACACCAACTGAGAATGTAGGTGAACTACTTCACTCAATTTGGGTTTTCCCCACCCAAAATCTGTCTCATACACATCCAACTTTGGTGAAGATGCAATCCGCAACATACGGTGCCCTATTGTAGCAACTTCACTAAAAATTGACTTCAATCTTTCAGCACATTTATAAGGTTCAGATTGCATTTCTCTTACTTTGCTTCCAATAGCAATAGCTGCTTCAAAAATACCATTTTGCCCCACTAGCTTGCTCCTCTTAATTGCAACAATGCCATTAACCAAACAATTTCCAAAGTACGTTGAGGGAATttccaattcaccaatgttacgAGTACGACAATCTAACCAAAAACATAGGTAAAGTTCTTCATCATCATTAGTTTTAATATCTTGTTCTAATTTTATCTTACAAACCCAAAACAAAGAACATGTGACAACAAAGGTTGACAAATGTGATATCTCTAGACCATGTCTTTGGCACTTAGTAGACACATATTTCTTCAAATTATCAACATGGTCACGCGTCAAAACAAACGTGAGTCGAACATGGTTATTGTCGCTAAGAACATTGTGGCCAAGGCTCATGAACCTTTCTCTTGGAGAATTCCACACTGTTTCTAAGAAAATAGCCTTAAGCCCATTTGGGTCTTCAATCATGTCTCTATCATGAGATGGCAGAACAATATTATTCTCTTTAGATCCACAAACTGAGGCCCAAAACTTCATGAAGTGATGGAATCCCTTCCCATCTACAACCACATGACTGAAATAATAGGATTGAAAGCTTAAACAAAACCACAATAATCTAAATTATATTCGGTCTTTCTAATATTTAACTTTAGAACAGATCTGATCCAATTTATATTGGATCTCAAGATGTATCATAATTCATGTATTTCacctaataatttcaaaatttaagaaaaagattCTATAATATAACATCAAAATATTTATGGCTAAAAgttctaatatttattttttgttgttcttTTATATTAATTGATTATGAGAGAATGGAGAGTATTTGAATTTTGAtcattatttttctttcctcatgcctcataattttttttcctaTCAACCAACTCACAAATTTTATTAAGATAATTCTTCGtgtgaagatatttttatataaaaatcataattaaaaattattaaataattaaatatatttgattaaattatcatttaataatttttaattattattcttatGTAAAGATAATTAATGTATactaataaacaataaaaaaattaatatctaaaaattattaaaaaaagccCAACGGACGCTAATTATGGATAAAAGTATAGATACTTTTATGCCACCAAAGAACATTACTATACTTTTTTAAGTTATGCAGttaccaaaatcagccaccagaTATACtagaatacaaatacacattgaaaataaattaaattatatatgtatttatatacaaatatattgttggttaattttagtagctgattttagggTTTGTTTGAATGAATTTCTaagaaaaaatctttttttgagttatctttttttaaaagatcttatggagaagtaaaagtaattttatgtttggatatctcatacaaaaagatctttttatctatcaattatgtttgggtataacaatataaaaatacttttttgtttatttattacatgaaaaatatcttttttttaaaagaaaaaagatcttttaaaaaaattatgtaaattacaacttcttaaaaaaacaaattttttttatttttctagtgcttttacttttattactaaaaatttgctaaatacactaaaaaataaaaaaagatatttttttattaaaaaaaaaaatttttaataaaataatgacGCCACAAGTACTTAATATACAAATAgcattttggtatttttttttttttacttatatatttatattgcATAATTTGCATTTATTTACTGAAATATTGTTAAAATTGACCAAACCGAACTAATGGCAAGTGCAAAAagattggatgaaatttcacccaaaattcaaataatacaatttggattgaaatttgtttttttCCTTCAACATTAATAATCCAAACTGCACGTGAAAATCCATATATACCTGAAATTGATGCATATGGCGAAGCCAGAGTTAGGGAAGATAGTGACTTGAATAGCCATGGGAGGTATCAACAAGGTGCCATCCTCTAAGGCACGTGGAGAAGGCAACATAGGAACAAAAGCGTGGAAGCACGTGACATCTTTTGGTGTGTCAGATACGAGGTTGTCGAGATTTGTTGTTGTGGACTCAGCAACTATGAAAGTGAGAGTGTCACCTTCTGAATAGAGAATGTGAGGGGTTTGTGGCTTTTGAGGGAAAACTATGTTTGAAGAGAAATGGAAGAAGTGTTTGAGAGTGAGTGAAAGTGATTGTTTCAGATTTGGAAGCACTTTTTGTAAGAAGTGTGTTTTGGAGTAAGGGAATTCATAGAAGAAAATGCGTTTGCATGTTATAGGCATGCATAAATAAGGAACatcaaagaaagaaagggaaatggaGGTTGGAGAAGGAACAGAACCTGGTGGAGGACCTACTTGAAATTGCTCTATCACCTTCACTACTGTGTCATCATGATTCATCACCTTGTTCTCCATGGAACGAAACTTGGGTTTCAGATTCAGAGTTTGTGTTGATTCCCCATGTCTTCCCTAGCAAAGCACGCTCATAGGATGCTGATAGGAGAGGGGTAAGATTCCCTAGAGGCTAGAGCTTTTGTTTCTCCACTATATGTCTTGAGTCTCGTGACTGCACATGTATATTTCACAATGATACTTTAAAATAAGAGtaatgctagggggccagcaacatttgtgattggtagccatcaactagccatcaatgatgatttgatggtgtgagattggtgtgagatttcatccaatggctcacctttttctactggttacatgctggccaaaatgcaataaaattgctggccccctagacttttccttaaaATAAATCAAGTAGTAGGGAATATGAGGACTATAATCgtgattatttttaaataataacattataTTTTAATGATCATTACAGAATATGGTGGCCTCATTGTTGTAGTCGTTTacaatatattatattttgaGTGCTTGTTTTCGGTGCATTATTTTgattctagtagtaaaagtaaaagcactaaaaaaaattaaaaaaatatcttttttgagaagctgtaatttatatcttttttttaaaagatctttttttcttaaaaaaaagatatttttcatgtaataaataaataaaaaaatacttttatattgttatacccaaatataattaatagataaaaagatctttttgcatgagataccaaatataaaattacttttactttttcataagatcttttaaaaagaaataactcaaaaaaagatattttcttagaAGTTCATCCAAGCAAAGTCTGAATCATGAATCATGAATCATGAACTGCAATTTCTTCAAGGAACTGTTCCATAAGGCTATTGAATT harbors:
- the LOC112744618 gene encoding coumaroyl-CoA:anthocyanidin 3-O-glucoside-6''-O-coumaroyltransferase 1-like is translated as MENKVMNHDDTVVKVIEQFQVGPPPGSVPSPTSISLSFFDVPYLCMPITCKRIFFYEFPYSKTHFLQKVLPNLKQSLSLTLKHFFHFSSNIVFPQKPQTPHILYSEGDTLTFIVAESTTTNLDNLVSDTPKDVTCFHAFVPMLPSPRALEDGTLLIPPMAIQVTIFPNSGFAICINFSHVVVDGKGFHHFMKFWASVCGSKENNIVLPSHDRDMIEDPNGLKAIFLETVWNSPRERFMSLGHNVLSDNNHVRLTFVLTRDHVDNLKKYVSTKCQRHGLEISHLSTFVVTCSLFWVCKIKLEQDIKTNDDEELYLCFWLDCRTRNIGELEIPSTYFGNCLVNGIVAIKRSKLVGQNGIFEAAIAIGSKVREMQSEPYKCAERLKSIFSEVATIGHRMLRIASSPKLDVYETDFGWGKPKLSEVVHLHSQLVSLSDCRDKEDGIIEVGVALGRTQIHKFNTILEEELANIVVCD